One part of the Anaeromyxobacter sp. Fw109-5 genome encodes these proteins:
- a CDS encoding ATP-binding protein has protein sequence MDIRTQAALLAAIVTLALSVAALLRDNRSRVFTLFAVFAADLFLFSLSSFFLRWSEAFGVGWWERLAVASGALVPAAALAFFLEFLGVARRPARRARNTMLAGSLTGIVVAATPLVQVKVAKLLVAAYVVGGLAAVLSTLWGKMHASQTRVERARLQYLFVGALVAVLLSTLDMLPRLGLPYPPEGLGSITLTVFMFFLSQTLQRHRLLDLHEFLGKIVVVTALGLVLVAIYGGLVSWVGDRPELFYFNTIVASFVILSLFEPLRERVEEWVVATLFHERYELVRKLELLRHRTGNVIEPAGLAEVVLDGLVETRRVTHASLWLVADDRPGYRLLDFRGPPPVPFLEPATARALLGASASTQKAILLENIDRRVAELRALLPPGPAEHETRGGRGAPAAVAEELKRLSDARAVMSSMRAGICMPLLAGDRAVGFLACWDERVPEAFASDEIAALIEVADRCALVIENSKLYQHMKERDRLAALGEMSAGLAHEIRNPLAAIKGAVQFLDPSKLPGDDREFLEIVIEEVNRLNGVVTQFLDYSRPLKPALAPTDVNDVLERTFRLLQAEVPQSISVELALAEWLPRVNADAEQLKQVFLNLALNAFQAMPAGGRLVVSTRLTRDELAFWREGSRKADLVEVRFRDSGPGVPEEARDRIFVPFYTTKEKGTGLGLAICQRLVKAHQGTIQVRPAPAGEGAEFLVSLPGLREERPPDAPKPPVDEEERQRVREQRRKSAEARLRRRRKRRRKQQA, from the coding sequence GTGGACATCCGTACCCAGGCGGCGCTCCTCGCCGCGATCGTGACGCTCGCCCTCTCGGTGGCCGCGCTCCTGCGCGACAACCGCTCCCGGGTGTTCACGCTGTTCGCGGTGTTCGCGGCGGACCTCTTCCTGTTCTCGCTCTCGAGCTTCTTCCTCCGCTGGTCGGAGGCGTTCGGGGTGGGCTGGTGGGAGCGGCTCGCGGTCGCCTCCGGCGCCCTCGTCCCCGCCGCGGCGCTCGCCTTCTTTCTGGAGTTCCTCGGCGTGGCGCGCCGCCCCGCCCGGCGCGCCCGGAACACCATGCTCGCGGGCTCGCTCACCGGCATCGTGGTGGCCGCCACGCCGCTCGTGCAGGTGAAGGTCGCGAAGCTCCTCGTCGCCGCCTACGTCGTCGGCGGCCTCGCCGCGGTGCTCTCGACCCTGTGGGGCAAGATGCACGCCTCGCAGACGCGGGTCGAGCGCGCGCGCCTGCAGTACCTCTTCGTCGGCGCGCTCGTCGCGGTGCTCCTGTCGACGCTCGACATGCTGCCGCGCCTCGGGCTGCCCTACCCGCCCGAGGGGCTCGGCTCGATCACCCTCACCGTCTTCATGTTCTTCCTGTCGCAGACGCTGCAGCGCCACCGCCTGCTCGATCTGCACGAGTTCCTCGGGAAGATCGTGGTCGTCACCGCCCTCGGGCTGGTGCTCGTCGCCATCTACGGCGGGCTCGTGTCCTGGGTGGGCGACAGGCCGGAGCTCTTCTACTTCAACACCATCGTGGCCTCGTTCGTGATCCTGTCGCTGTTCGAGCCGCTGCGGGAGCGGGTCGAGGAGTGGGTGGTGGCGACGCTGTTCCACGAGCGCTACGAGCTCGTGCGGAAGCTCGAGCTGCTGCGCCACCGGACGGGGAACGTCATCGAGCCCGCCGGGCTCGCCGAGGTCGTCCTCGACGGGCTCGTCGAGACGCGCCGGGTGACCCACGCCTCCCTGTGGCTCGTCGCCGACGACCGGCCCGGGTACCGGCTCCTCGATTTCCGGGGCCCGCCGCCCGTCCCCTTCCTCGAGCCCGCGACGGCGCGCGCCCTCCTCGGCGCCTCCGCCTCGACGCAGAAGGCCATCCTGCTCGAGAACATCGACCGGCGCGTGGCGGAGCTGCGCGCGCTCCTTCCTCCCGGCCCGGCGGAGCACGAGACCCGCGGCGGTCGCGGCGCGCCGGCGGCCGTCGCGGAGGAGCTGAAGCGGCTCAGCGACGCCCGGGCGGTGATGAGCTCGATGCGCGCCGGCATCTGCATGCCGCTCCTCGCCGGCGACCGGGCGGTCGGGTTCCTCGCCTGCTGGGACGAGCGCGTGCCCGAGGCCTTCGCGTCGGACGAGATCGCCGCCCTCATCGAGGTGGCCGACCGCTGCGCGCTCGTCATCGAGAACTCCAAGCTCTACCAGCACATGAAGGAGCGCGACCGCCTCGCCGCCCTCGGCGAGATGTCGGCCGGCCTCGCGCACGAGATCCGCAACCCGCTCGCCGCCATCAAGGGCGCCGTGCAGTTCCTGGATCCGTCGAAGCTGCCCGGCGACGACCGCGAGTTCCTCGAGATCGTCATCGAGGAGGTGAACCGGCTGAACGGGGTGGTGACCCAGTTCCTCGACTACTCCCGCCCGCTGAAGCCCGCGCTCGCCCCCACCGACGTGAACGACGTGCTCGAGCGGACGTTCAGGCTGCTCCAGGCCGAGGTCCCCCAGTCCATCTCGGTCGAGCTGGCCCTCGCGGAGTGGCTCCCGCGCGTGAACGCGGACGCGGAGCAGCTGAAGCAGGTGTTCCTGAACCTGGCCTTGAACGCGTTCCAGGCGATGCCCGCGGGAGGGCGCCTGGTGGTGTCGACCCGGCTCACCCGCGACGAGCTCGCGTTCTGGCGGGAGGGGTCGCGCAAGGCCGACCTCGTCGAGGTGCGCTTCCGCGACAGCGGCCCGGGCGTCCCGGAGGAGGCCCGCGACCGGATCTTCGTCCCCTTCTACACCACGAAGGAGAAGGGCACCGGGCTCGGCCTCGCCATCTGCCAGCGGCTCGTGAAGGCCCACCAGGGCACGATCCAGGTGCGACCCGCGCCGGCGGGCGAGGGGGCCGAGTTCCTCGTCTCGCTCCCGGGGCTCCGCGAGGAGCGCCCCCCGGACGCGCCGAAGCCGCCGGTGGACGAGGAGGAGCGGCAGCGCGTCCGCGAGCAGCGGCGCAAGAGCGCCGAGGCACGGCTGCGCCGGCGGCGCAAGCGGCGCAGGAAGCAGCAGGCCTGA
- a CDS encoding HNH endonuclease, translating to MLDTGVLVLNRVYQPVHVTSVRRAFTLLYQGVARAIDEQFQLFDFASWSELAAAEHDSVGTVTRRIRVPRVIVLLAYDHLPKGRVRFSRFNIYARDDNTCQYCGGRFRRAELNLDHVVPRSRGGSTTWENVVCSCVSCNLRKGGRTPEEARMRLLRAPTRPRWTPVFRSAARRALYREWRPFLSLADAAYWNAELLE from the coding sequence ATGCTCGACACCGGGGTGCTCGTCCTCAACCGGGTGTACCAGCCGGTCCACGTGACCTCGGTCCGCCGCGCCTTCACGCTCCTGTACCAGGGCGTCGCGCGCGCCATCGACGAGCAGTTCCAGCTCTTCGACTTCGCGAGCTGGAGCGAGCTCGCAGCCGCCGAGCACGACTCCGTCGGCACCGTGACCCGGCGCATCCGCGTGCCGCGCGTGATCGTGCTCCTCGCCTACGATCATCTGCCCAAGGGCCGGGTGCGCTTCTCGCGGTTCAACATCTACGCCCGCGACGACAACACCTGCCAGTACTGCGGGGGTCGCTTCCGGCGGGCCGAGCTGAACCTCGACCACGTGGTGCCGCGCTCCCGCGGCGGCTCCACCACGTGGGAGAACGTCGTCTGCTCCTGCGTGTCGTGCAACCTGCGCAAGGGCGGGCGCACACCGGAGGAGGCGCGCATGCGCCTGCTCCGCGCACCCACACGTCCGCGCTGGACGCCGGTGTTCCGCTCCGCGGCGCGCCGGGCGCTGTACCGGGAGTGGCGGCCGTTCCTGTCGCTCGCGGACGCCGCCTACTGGAACGCCGAGCTTTTGGAGTAG
- a CDS encoding RluA family pseudouridine synthase, with amino-acid sequence MVAGDARIDRRTFVAPPEVAGARLDVALARLAPELSRARVQRLVEEGRVRVDGRAAKASARLRGGETVDVEIPPPEPSGLVAQELPLAVLYEDADLLVLDKAAGMVVHPARGAPHSTVVNALLHRLGVGAAAPAEGLRLGLVHRLDKDTSGCLVVAKTEPALAALQAQFKGRTVEKRYLALCHGLLAPEGRLDTPYGRHPRDRIRFTTRVKSARRAVTEWRALESFPAGATLAEVTLLTGRTHQIRVHLAEAGHPLLADAVYGGTRREARLPPEHPVRLAAGAIGRQALHAARLAFDHPRTGRRLALEAPLPDDLRRGLQVLRGAAATARPR; translated from the coding sequence CTGGTAGCCGGAGACGCTCGCATCGACCGCAGGACCTTCGTCGCTCCTCCCGAGGTCGCCGGCGCGCGCCTCGACGTCGCGCTCGCGCGTCTCGCGCCCGAGCTCTCTCGCGCCCGCGTGCAGCGCCTCGTCGAGGAGGGACGCGTCCGGGTGGACGGCCGCGCGGCGAAGGCGTCGGCGCGGTTGCGCGGGGGCGAGACGGTCGACGTCGAGATCCCGCCCCCCGAGCCGAGCGGCCTCGTCGCGCAGGAGCTGCCCCTCGCGGTGCTGTACGAGGACGCCGACCTCCTCGTGCTCGACAAGGCCGCCGGCATGGTGGTGCACCCGGCCCGCGGCGCGCCCCACTCCACGGTGGTGAACGCGCTGCTCCACCGCCTCGGCGTGGGGGCCGCCGCGCCCGCCGAGGGGCTCCGCCTCGGCCTCGTGCACCGGCTCGACAAGGACACCTCCGGCTGCCTCGTGGTGGCGAAGACGGAGCCCGCGCTCGCCGCCCTCCAGGCGCAGTTCAAGGGGCGGACCGTGGAGAAGCGCTACCTCGCGCTGTGCCACGGGCTGCTCGCGCCCGAGGGGCGGCTCGACACGCCGTACGGCCGTCACCCGCGAGACCGGATTCGCTTCACGACCCGGGTGAAGAGCGCGCGGCGCGCGGTGACCGAGTGGCGCGCGCTGGAGTCGTTCCCGGCGGGAGCCACGCTCGCCGAGGTGACGCTGCTCACCGGCCGCACGCACCAGATCCGCGTCCACCTCGCGGAGGCGGGCCACCCGCTCCTCGCCGACGCCGTCTACGGGGGCACCCGCCGCGAGGCCCGGCTCCCGCCCGAGCACCCCGTGCGCCTCGCCGCCGGCGCGATCGGTCGCCAGGCGCTGCACGCCGCGCGCCTCGCCTTCGATCACCCCCGCACTGGCCGGCGCCTCGCGCTCGAGGCGCCGCTGCCCGACGACCTCCGCCGCGGCCTGCAGGTGCTCCGCGGCGCGGCGGCGACGGCGCGGCCTCGCTGA
- a CDS encoding P-loop NTPase: MGDAPTLKLVKTVPEPRRHAAPAPVRARRLISVGGGKGGIGKSLISANLGIALARRGKKVVLVDVDLGGANLHTTLGIDVPKRTLSDFIDRKVERIDDVITPAGIENLGLVSGALDQLDVANPRHAQKMRLLRHVQQLDVDYAILDLGAGTHTNVLDFFLVSDHGLLVLVPEPTAVENAYRFVKAAFWRRMRTVAQVFGYDALLRSVMGSGTFKSPVELVATVTQRDPEAGRNLARQLASFRPRLVVNQARTGQDADVGKAVVAAWRKYFGLEMDYLGFIHYDDEMWRAVRARKPLLVERPDVPAARAFAGIADGLLALDAADPGARK, from the coding sequence ATGGGCGACGCGCCGACGCTCAAGCTGGTGAAGACCGTCCCGGAGCCGCGCCGCCACGCAGCGCCGGCGCCCGTCCGCGCGCGCCGGCTCATCTCGGTCGGCGGCGGCAAGGGGGGCATCGGCAAGAGCCTCATCTCCGCCAACCTCGGCATCGCGCTCGCGCGGCGGGGCAAGAAGGTCGTGCTCGTCGACGTGGATCTCGGCGGCGCCAACCTCCACACGACCCTCGGGATCGACGTCCCGAAGCGCACGCTCTCCGACTTCATCGATCGGAAGGTCGAGCGCATCGACGACGTCATCACCCCTGCCGGCATCGAGAACCTCGGCCTCGTCTCGGGAGCGCTCGACCAGCTCGACGTGGCGAACCCGCGCCACGCCCAGAAGATGCGGCTCCTGCGCCACGTGCAGCAGCTCGACGTCGACTACGCCATCCTGGACCTGGGCGCCGGTACCCACACGAACGTCCTCGACTTCTTCCTGGTCTCGGATCACGGCCTGCTCGTGCTCGTCCCGGAGCCCACGGCGGTGGAGAACGCCTACCGGTTCGTGAAGGCGGCGTTCTGGCGGCGCATGCGCACCGTCGCGCAGGTCTTCGGCTACGACGCGCTGCTCCGCTCGGTGATGGGCAGCGGCACCTTCAAGAGCCCCGTGGAGCTGGTGGCCACCGTCACGCAGCGCGACCCGGAGGCGGGCCGGAACCTCGCCCGGCAGCTCGCCTCGTTCCGGCCGCGCCTGGTGGTGAACCAGGCGCGCACCGGGCAGGACGCCGACGTGGGCAAGGCGGTGGTCGCCGCCTGGCGGAAGTACTTCGGGCTCGAGATGGACTACCTCGGCTTCATCCACTACGACGACGAGATGTGGCGGGCGGTGCGCGCGCGGAAGCCGCTCCTCGTCGAGCGGCCGGACGTGCCCGCCGCGCGTGCGTTCGCGGGGATCGCGGACGGATTGCTCGCGCTCGACGCCGCAGACCCGGGAGCCAGGAAGTGA
- a CDS encoding GNAT family N-acetyltransferase, with protein MRRAEFRVDARRALPLLARAPVVHLATTTPAGAPVLRALDAAVLEDGVYFHGARAGEKAACLGRPAVVSAEEVVTRVPSWMRDPVRACPATTLFRSVQVHGTLTEIEEPAAKARALEALMRRWQPEGRYRPLAAGDPLYGGPIAGVLVFAVPFERVEGKFKLLQNLGPKEIGRVLRGLWERGAPGDAEAIEAIREANPGVADPPFLAAEGVTLHAALAPEDGPAVEALLAGEYWWEGHPRALIASVHREATAWVGARAPDGTLIASGRALADRRCAWLYDVVVAPPWRGRGLGRRVTELLLDHPAVRHAGVVRLVTREAQGLYAGLGFVDAASRPRSGPSTEMVLHRAAAAGRAPAPRSEE; from the coding sequence ATGAGACGAGCGGAGTTCCGGGTCGACGCCCGCCGCGCGCTCCCGCTCCTCGCGCGCGCCCCGGTCGTGCACCTCGCCACCACCACCCCCGCCGGCGCTCCCGTGCTGCGGGCCCTCGACGCGGCGGTGCTCGAGGACGGCGTCTACTTCCACGGCGCGCGCGCCGGAGAGAAGGCGGCCTGCCTCGGGCGGCCCGCGGTCGTCTCCGCCGAGGAGGTCGTGACCCGCGTCCCGAGCTGGATGCGGGATCCGGTGCGCGCATGCCCCGCCACGACGCTGTTCCGGAGCGTGCAGGTGCACGGGACGCTCACCGAGATCGAGGAGCCCGCCGCGAAGGCCCGCGCGCTCGAGGCGCTCATGAGGCGGTGGCAGCCCGAGGGCCGCTACCGGCCCCTCGCGGCCGGGGACCCCCTCTACGGCGGGCCGATCGCCGGCGTGCTCGTCTTCGCCGTGCCCTTCGAGCGGGTGGAGGGCAAGTTCAAGCTCCTGCAGAACCTCGGCCCGAAGGAGATCGGGCGGGTCCTGCGCGGCCTGTGGGAGCGCGGCGCGCCGGGGGACGCGGAGGCGATCGAGGCCATCCGGGAGGCGAACCCCGGCGTCGCCGACCCGCCCTTCCTCGCCGCCGAGGGGGTGACGCTCCACGCCGCGCTCGCGCCGGAGGACGGCCCGGCGGTGGAGGCCCTCCTGGCCGGAGAGTACTGGTGGGAAGGACATCCGCGAGCGCTCATCGCCTCCGTTCACCGCGAGGCGACGGCGTGGGTCGGCGCGCGCGCGCCGGACGGCACGCTGATCGCCTCGGGGCGGGCGCTGGCGGACCGGAGGTGCGCCTGGCTCTACGACGTCGTGGTGGCCCCGCCCTGGCGCGGACGCGGCCTCGGCAGGCGCGTGACGGAGCTCCTCCTCGACCACCCGGCGGTGCGCCATGCCGGGGTCGTGCGCCTCGTGACGCGCGAGGCGCAGGGCCTCTACGCCGGGCTCGGGTTCGTGGACGCCGCCAGCCGCCCCCGCTCCGGCCCCTCCACGGAGATGGTGCTCCACCGCGCCGCCGCCGCCGGGCGCGCTCCCGCGCCGCGAAGCGAGGAGTGA
- a CDS encoding helix-turn-helix transcriptional regulator codes for MKPLAQQSLYEILEVAPDSSVGEIEAAYARARETYAPGSIVTYTLMSPEDAELLAARLDEARTTLLDPAARAAYDSRLGSQEEPAPSPWPPAFPPVIPALVLAPSSPDDEDDEDDAPAGDAVGRDGPAPAEAPPVARPEPMARPTPLPIRLEREIPAPARTPPPVRAPIPLHTPVPVASPPVAREAAVPDGTAWTGEVLRQLREARGISIQQISERTKVTRHHIENIEADRYGHLPAPVYLRGILLGIARELRLDGQKVARSYLERMAAAAGNAPGARR; via the coding sequence GTGAAGCCGCTCGCGCAGCAGTCCCTCTACGAGATCCTGGAGGTCGCCCCGGACTCCTCCGTGGGCGAGATCGAGGCCGCCTACGCGCGAGCGCGCGAGACGTACGCGCCGGGCTCCATCGTCACCTACACGCTCATGTCGCCGGAGGACGCCGAGCTCCTCGCGGCGCGCCTCGACGAGGCGCGGACGACGCTGCTCGACCCGGCGGCGCGCGCCGCCTACGACTCCCGCCTCGGGTCGCAGGAGGAGCCCGCGCCGAGCCCCTGGCCGCCGGCGTTCCCGCCGGTCATCCCCGCGCTCGTGCTCGCGCCCTCCAGCCCGGACGACGAGGACGACGAGGACGACGCCCCCGCCGGCGACGCGGTCGGGCGAGACGGCCCGGCCCCGGCGGAGGCGCCCCCGGTTGCGCGGCCGGAGCCGATGGCACGCCCGACGCCGCTCCCCATCCGCCTCGAGCGCGAGATCCCCGCGCCGGCGCGCACGCCGCCACCGGTCCGGGCTCCGATCCCGCTCCACACGCCGGTGCCGGTCGCGTCGCCGCCGGTGGCGCGCGAGGCCGCCGTGCCCGACGGCACCGCCTGGACGGGCGAGGTGCTCCGCCAGCTCCGGGAGGCCCGGGGGATCTCCATCCAGCAGATCTCCGAGCGCACCAAGGTCACGCGGCACCACATCGAGAACATCGAGGCGGACCGCTACGGGCATCTCCCCGCGCCCGTGTACCTGCGCGGCATCCTCCTCGGGATCGCCCGCGAGCTGCGGCTCGACGGCCAGAAGGTCGCGCGCTCGTACCTGGAGCGGATGGCCGCGGCGGCGGGCAACGCGCCCGGGGCGCGTCGCTGA
- a CDS encoding sigma-54 dependent transcriptional regulator, with the protein MPHVLIVDDEVNIRRVLAAMLKREGYEVTTAADGEQALGVLHKTPVHVVVTDLVMPKVGGMELLRRVGADFPDVPVIMITAHGSVDSAVGALKAGAFDYITKPFEQDELKKVIAKAARAHDLERQNVHSSFGEGDRPPLVGESACMRAIYDMVARVADSPSTVLVTGESGTGKELIAKALHRGSSRRDKPLIKVNCAAIPKDLVESELFGYERGAFTGAVGAKPGRFELADGGTLFLDEIGEIPVEMQVKLLRAIQEQEFERVGGIRTLRVDVRLIAATNRDLKQMISEGRFREDLYYRLAVVPIALPPLRERREDIPLLVRHFIEKYDQRLGKKVEGIEDEALQVLLGYAWPGNIRELENLMERSVLFADGPLIQASALPDALRERGPQPPVPIAAMGPLGAIAAPSGASMKEIVRHAQAELERELITRALEETGGNVTRAAKRLQISRKSLQVKMKELGLREPTDGDE; encoded by the coding sequence GTGCCCCACGTCCTCATCGTCGACGACGAGGTGAACATCCGGCGGGTCCTCGCGGCCATGCTGAAGCGCGAGGGCTACGAGGTGACCACCGCCGCTGACGGCGAGCAGGCCCTCGGCGTCCTCCACAAGACGCCGGTGCACGTGGTGGTCACCGACCTCGTCATGCCGAAGGTCGGCGGGATGGAGCTCCTCCGCCGCGTCGGCGCCGACTTCCCCGACGTGCCCGTGATCATGATCACCGCGCACGGCTCGGTGGACAGCGCCGTCGGGGCGCTCAAGGCGGGCGCCTTCGACTACATCACGAAGCCGTTCGAGCAGGACGAGCTGAAGAAGGTCATCGCCAAGGCGGCCCGGGCCCACGACCTCGAGCGCCAGAACGTGCACTCGAGCTTCGGCGAGGGCGATCGCCCGCCGCTCGTCGGCGAGTCCGCGTGCATGCGCGCCATCTACGACATGGTCGCGCGCGTCGCCGACTCGCCGTCGACCGTGCTGGTGACGGGCGAGAGCGGCACCGGCAAGGAGCTCATCGCGAAGGCGCTCCACCGCGGCTCGTCGCGCCGCGACAAGCCGCTCATCAAGGTGAACTGCGCGGCCATCCCGAAGGACCTCGTCGAGAGCGAGCTGTTCGGCTACGAGCGCGGCGCGTTCACCGGCGCGGTGGGCGCGAAGCCGGGGCGGTTCGAGCTCGCCGACGGCGGCACCCTCTTCCTCGACGAGATCGGCGAGATCCCCGTCGAGATGCAGGTGAAGCTGCTCCGGGCCATCCAGGAGCAGGAGTTCGAGCGCGTCGGCGGCATCCGGACCCTCCGCGTGGACGTCCGGCTCATCGCTGCGACGAACCGCGACCTGAAGCAGATGATCTCCGAGGGCAGGTTCCGCGAGGACCTCTACTACCGCCTCGCGGTCGTCCCCATCGCCCTGCCCCCGCTGCGCGAGCGCAGGGAGGACATCCCGCTGCTGGTGCGCCACTTCATCGAGAAGTACGACCAGCGGCTCGGCAAGAAGGTCGAGGGGATCGAGGACGAGGCGCTGCAGGTGCTCCTCGGCTACGCCTGGCCGGGGAACATCCGCGAGCTCGAGAACCTGATGGAGCGCTCGGTGCTCTTCGCCGACGGGCCGCTCATCCAGGCGAGCGCGCTGCCCGACGCCCTGCGCGAGCGGGGCCCCCAGCCGCCGGTGCCGATCGCGGCGATGGGCCCGCTCGGCGCCATCGCCGCGCCGAGCGGCGCGTCGATGAAGGAGATCGTGCGCCACGCCCAGGCCGAGCTGGAGCGCGAGCTCATCACGCGCGCCCTCGAGGAGACCGGCGGGAACGTCACCCGCGCGGCGAAGCGGCTCCAGATCAGCCGCAAGTCGCTCCAGGTCAAGATGAAGGAGCTCGGGCTCCGCGAGCCGACGGACGGCGACGAGTAG
- a CDS encoding transglycosylase SLT domain-containing protein, which yields MIAAALAAVLAASVSPSDAALDLTPYFRSGPAAQAKTAFDAGRYAEAAAKLAREGTPEARLLRAMALVEAGRAAEAVEPLAALEARLPDAADRIALLRGRALEAAGAAREALASFAAVPDGSLVSGEARLARARLARRLGERALALDALAPLVSSPPPEAGAADLGAAALLLAGRIAGEGERPDPAAARRAFSSCWADHPLAREAGECLAALRGLPAPHGGEPGVAEQVRRAEALLEANLNEAAAELLRRAVPELAAAAPGEDLACRARAALGRAHRKTRSYADAVEALRPVVESCDDPSVRVRALYLVAGATANTGDKEGAVALYRRLARDYPRHTLADDALFFAADLLLRAEREGEAREALAAIVRDHRGGDHWDEARFRLAWLARRAGDHDGAVAQLLAIEESERELDPYEHARAAYWRARILSARGEAGARAAQAIWADLSARYPGDYYGLLARARLAGGADGADVGARAVPASAQPRAGAPSIVPAVIGPQPAWRAGPLAADAHFRAGVLLLRMGFPREASAELAAVEPLRLADPDAPDAALVVADLLDRAGDHRNAHQLLRTRARVALRQVPSSENLRAWRIAYPPAFRDHVQRWAPPAGVPVELLQALMREESALDPRAVSPVGAVGLTQLMLPTAREVARQLKLRRPSRADLMDGALNIRIGARYLGQLLRRFDGRVALALAAYNAGGGAVSRWLEARGDLELDEFVEEIPYEETRGYVKRVLRSYAAYRLLYGDGAPAEGLFRVAGR from the coding sequence ATGATCGCCGCAGCGCTCGCCGCCGTCCTCGCCGCATCGGTCAGCCCGTCCGACGCCGCCCTCGATCTCACCCCCTACTTCCGGAGCGGCCCGGCCGCCCAGGCGAAGACCGCGTTCGACGCCGGACGGTACGCCGAGGCCGCGGCGAAGCTCGCGCGCGAGGGGACGCCCGAGGCGCGGCTCCTCCGCGCGATGGCGCTCGTCGAGGCGGGCAGGGCGGCCGAGGCGGTCGAGCCGCTCGCGGCGCTGGAGGCGCGCCTCCCCGACGCCGCGGACCGGATCGCGCTGCTGCGCGGCCGCGCGCTCGAGGCGGCGGGAGCGGCGCGCGAGGCCCTGGCGTCGTTCGCGGCGGTGCCGGACGGCTCGCTCGTGTCCGGCGAGGCGAGGCTCGCGCGGGCACGGCTCGCGCGGCGGCTCGGGGAGCGCGCCCTCGCGCTCGACGCCCTCGCGCCGCTCGTCTCCTCCCCGCCGCCGGAGGCGGGCGCGGCCGACCTGGGCGCGGCGGCCCTGCTGCTCGCGGGACGGATCGCCGGCGAGGGCGAGCGCCCCGATCCCGCCGCGGCGCGGCGCGCCTTCTCGTCCTGCTGGGCGGACCACCCGCTGGCGCGCGAGGCCGGAGAGTGCCTCGCGGCGCTGCGAGGCCTGCCCGCGCCTCACGGCGGCGAGCCGGGCGTGGCCGAGCAGGTTCGGCGCGCCGAGGCGCTCCTCGAGGCGAACCTCAACGAGGCGGCGGCGGAGCTCCTCCGCCGGGCGGTGCCGGAGCTCGCCGCGGCCGCGCCAGGAGAGGACCTCGCGTGCCGTGCCCGCGCCGCCCTCGGCCGCGCGCACCGCAAGACGCGCAGCTACGCGGACGCGGTGGAGGCCCTCCGGCCGGTCGTCGAGAGCTGCGACGATCCCTCCGTGCGCGTGCGCGCGCTGTATCTCGTGGCCGGGGCGACCGCGAACACGGGGGACAAGGAGGGGGCGGTCGCCCTCTACCGGCGCCTCGCCCGCGACTACCCGCGCCACACCCTCGCGGACGACGCGCTCTTCTTCGCCGCCGACCTCCTCCTGCGCGCGGAGCGCGAGGGGGAGGCGCGCGAGGCGCTCGCCGCGATCGTCCGCGACCACCGGGGCGGCGACCACTGGGACGAGGCGCGGTTCCGGCTCGCGTGGCTCGCGCGCCGCGCGGGCGATCACGACGGCGCCGTCGCGCAGCTCCTCGCCATCGAGGAGAGCGAGCGCGAGCTCGATCCGTACGAGCACGCGCGCGCGGCGTACTGGCGGGCGCGGATCCTCTCCGCGCGCGGCGAGGCGGGCGCCCGTGCCGCGCAGGCGATCTGGGCGGACCTCTCCGCGCGCTACCCGGGCGACTACTACGGGCTGCTCGCCCGCGCGCGCCTCGCCGGCGGCGCGGACGGCGCCGACGTCGGCGCCCGCGCCGTGCCCGCGAGCGCGCAGCCGCGCGCCGGCGCGCCCTCGATCGTCCCGGCGGTGATCGGTCCCCAGCCGGCGTGGCGCGCCGGCCCGCTGGCGGCGGACGCGCACTTCCGCGCCGGCGTCCTGCTGCTGCGCATGGGCTTCCCGCGCGAGGCGAGCGCGGAGCTCGCGGCCGTCGAGCCGCTCCGCCTCGCCGATCCCGACGCGCCCGACGCCGCGCTCGTGGTCGCGGATCTGCTCGACCGCGCCGGCGACCACCGCAACGCGCACCAGCTCCTCCGCACGCGGGCCCGCGTCGCGCTCCGCCAGGTGCCCTCGTCCGAGAACCTCCGCGCCTGGCGCATCGCCTACCCGCCGGCGTTCCGGGACCACGTGCAGCGCTGGGCGCCCCCGGCGGGGGTCCCGGTGGAGCTGCTTCAGGCGCTGATGCGCGAGGAGAGTGCGCTCGATCCGCGCGCGGTCTCCCCGGTGGGCGCGGTCGGCCTCACGCAGCTCATGCTGCCGACCGCGCGAGAGGTCGCCCGGCAGCTGAAGCTCCGGCGCCCCTCGCGCGCCGACCTGATGGACGGCGCGCTCAACATCCGCATCGGCGCGCGCTACCTCGGCCAGCTGCTCCGCCGCTTCGACGGGCGCGTGGCGCTGGCGCTCGCAGCCTACAACGCCGGGGGCGGCGCGGTGTCGCGCTGGCTCGAGGCCCGGGGCGACCTCGAGCTCGACGAGTTCGTCGAGGAGATCCCCTACGAGGAGACCCGGGGCTACGTGAAGCGCGTGCTGCGCTCCTATGCGGCGTACCGGCTCCTCTACGGCGATGGAGCGCCCGCCGAGGGGTTGTTCCGCGTGGCCGGCCGCTAG